The window CCTGAAGGAGAGAATGTGCATGGGCGGCGCGCCACACCTGCACGTACAGGAAGTTTCAAaatccgaccggaccggcctaaccgccgccctccggtaccggtttaccggaccggttaggccggtaaccggtggaaaccggttgaattcaaattcaaattcaaataaattcaaattttccagtgcaaccggttccgaccggtttaccggccggtttgaccggtttaccggccggttttaccggtttaccggtcggtttgaccggtttggaattcaaaagctcccgtgcaaccggtttaccggccggttttaccggtttaccggccggtttgaccggtttgatcggtgggccttcatgggccggcccattttttttctttttcttttttgatttaactttaaattcccacaaattATACTAAAttaatgaatttttgagaaaatttgacaccattagattcatcacaccttgaagtatttttagaaattttttgagaatttttcatttttaaaattcaaatttaaaatttgaattttggccggttgggtaccggccggaaccggaaccggtccggaccggtttgaccggtaaccgcggtaaccggaccggttccggccggtttggtgaaccctacTAGCGGGTGACCAGTCACTCGCCGTTCCGcgggaaaaaaaaaaagggtgCACCGGTGCACCCCCGCCGCGATACACAACGGTAATGCTTCCAGCTCGTTTTCCCAGCCCGCAGAgatcggctcggctcggcttcaGCGCCCGGCTGAGCCTTCGTCGTCCGATCGTACTGGAACGATATCGGAGCCGGACATCCATTTTTTTTTCCCGTTCCGCGCACGGAGAGCCTGAATTTTTCGCAGGAGAGAAAAAGAACCATGCGCCGCACGGCGAATCCGTATGGGCCTAGTGGAGCAATCGGATTGGCCCGTCTGCCTCCAGTAATTTGTTTCTCCGTCCGTGTCGTGAAGTGCCTGGGCCCCCCTGCTGGCTGGGTTGTCCGTGATTCGAAAGGTCCGGGGCCGTCCCGGCATCTAGTAGTACTTCGGCCGGTTAGACGGGCCGCACACGTTCTTCCCCAAATTTTAGAAATGGTGGAATGGCGTTCGTGTTGTTTTCCCTGGGAAAATTTAGTTATAATTGTTTCATTTGTTTCATTGTTTGGTatgataaataataatattagtTTCCATATATTTGGCTAAAGTTGAAATAGGTTAATTTAGTATAGTAGAAAGTTAGAATTTCGTTTTTTTTGAACGGAAGGGAGTAAATCTTTTGAGAAGAGCGAGTCTCAAAATGGGCCAACACAGGCGCTTCTCTACTTCAGACACCCATCCCATTTCCCCAGGATCGGCCGGGCACACATTTTCCCCAGGCTCGGGCGTCCAGTTTTCTCTCGGATTCAAGCTAAGGTCCTCAGGAAGGGCGAGATCAGAAGCATACTGATTGCAAAGGGACAACATTGAAATGCTGGGAAATGCCGTCATGTACACCCGTTTCTCTCACACTCTCACTAGTTACAGGCAAGAAAACGTGATCCGCAACAACGAGAAAGGAAGAACAGAAAAAGATACTCGAGGTCGAGGGCGCGTCGTTGCTTTGCTTGCATCCATATTCTGCCGCCACTCATCAGTCATCTCGATCGGGCTGTTGGCTCCATCGGACGCTGCTCTGTGCCAGCTGGGGGTTAGATCGCAACGGGCACGTCTGCCGCGATGTGGACGCGGCCGGGctgggcggccgccggcgccgcgcgcctATGCTCCGTCTTGAAGTTGAAGGGCTTGTTCTTCCGGGCGCCCACGCCGTCGCTCACCATCCGGCGGTACCTGCACTCCTCGCTGCAGAACGGCGTGTCCCCTCTGTTGTTTCGCAATCCGAACACACGACTCGAATCAACAAACAAAATCCGCATTGCGCCGGAAAACTTGAAGCAAGCATACAGCCAGGCGCCAGAGGCAGACAACAAACCTGTACATGAAGATGTCGCGGTCCCCGGCCAGGCGCTTCCCGCAGAGGGAGCATGCGTCCATGGCGCAGCGGCAGGTCTCGGCGCACTCGAGCGGCTCGATGTTGAagaatgaggaggaggaggaggaagaggaagccaTTGTTTTCAGGGCAGGAGCTGAGCCTGTGGAAGTGAGGAGGCCAAGCCTTGGGGGAACTGCACCAGCTACTGGACTGAATCACTGAACTGAACGGGTCTCGAAGGTTGCTGCCAACGACTAACAGAGCAAGAGTCTTTCCCCTTCTTTATAGAGGAGTAGAGCAGGGAGAGGACGGGGAAGAAAAGGCTGGTGCCTGTTCGCGTTAGGTGCCGGGTGGATGCGCGTGAAACCACGGCTAGATTTTCCAGGAACCTCTACTCCTCCCTCCCGGTCCGGCCGGGCCCCTTGTTCGTACCCGCCAGCATCGCAGCCGGCCAGCGCACATTCTGGCCGTGCGAGTGACGCTAGGGCCGGGCAACAAGAAAGAAAGGCaaggcgcagcgccgccgggtTTTGTTCGCTTACCCGCGGGCCAGGCCCCCCGGCCCTCGCCCCGCCTCGGTCGCGCCGGCGGGTGTCAACTGCGATGCCGCAGGATCCACCAGAAGATAGTCTGCAGCAGCGACAACAACGGGGAATCCGATTCTTTATTGGCCTACGCTCGACTCTGGCTATTTTTAgattcaaaatttctctctccaaacttcactatttatttatcacatcaaaatttttgcctcatgcatggagtattaaatttaggtaaataaaaaaactaattgtatagttttgatgtacacgacgagacgaatcttttaagactAGTTAGATCacgataggacaacaattaccataaacaaacaaaaaatactaTAGTGTACTACATTGTCCGATGTAATCCTTTTTTACTACCATTTTACGAATCTAGACACCTCCGTGGGGGCTCTTTCTTTTCGCCgcgctgctggctggctggcggtCGACTACTACTCTGGCGTCGCCACGTGTTGTATATTTGCTTTCGCCCCGAGGCCTCCTCCAACGGCCAACGACGTCGCCGGATAAATCATTTTTCTAATCAATGAACAGTGTTGGGCCTCACGCATTCCTTGCCCAGCAAGCCTGTGCTCCTCACGGGCACGCGACCCGAGGTCTGTTTGCAACTGTGCCGCACCAGCGACGTCGCCCGCGCTGACGGTTAACCGATGGAGGAGGCCTGATCAGGACACCTTCGGTTTGCAGTTTGGTTTAGTCTTTAGTCTAGTGCAATTGAGCGACGGCTGTGCTAGATAGAGTCTCAAGCCCATCCTTGGCAGTGGAGACGTCACGCTGTTGGCTGAACGATGGGAACAACCGGGGGCTATCGGGCCAAGAGTTCGCGGAGAAAAATGGGCAAAAGGGCGAGGAAGCTGTGCTCGGGACGGGCGGACGGCGGCACACTCCGATGCCGGCACGGCCGGCTACTGCCGCGGCTTTGCTACTATGTGCTATGCTCGGTGTGCTCGCCTCTTACCACGCGCCGCGCCGTGTCTCTTTGTCTTGGCCTCGTTGGGTTTTTACTCAGAACTTTAGGCCGTGATATGTTTTGCAAAAGAAATTTGCGAtaaaatcttgctaatttgaagtactaaatgaagtttatttacaaaattttttacacaaatgggttgtaaatcgtgagacgaatctaatgatgctaattaattcatgattaattaataattagcggatggttactgtagcatcgctgttgcaaatcatggattaagtaagctcattagattcgtctcgcgatttacagcacatctatgcaaaaattttgtaaatagacttctttagtactccatgctgtcgaaacattcgatgcgatgttttttttgtgtttacggggtttatggggaTTGGCTATGTTgctcggatacgcggatacggatACCGGTACGCGATACGGGGATACTCCGATACGCCATTTTTCTAAAAACAAGGATACGGGGATACgtcaatatatataaaaaaataaaaaaaaataaaagtttcaGGAACAAGAATGTGAGAAAATAGAAGTTTCAGAAACTATAATGCATCATAAactcatatattcatatgttcTATAATTATTAGAAATGGAAAGgggcaaaggaaaaaagaaccaACCTTATCTTATTCTTACCTGTTCGTCTGTTCCACGAATGGATGTCGGTGTATTCTTCCTCAACCTCCgacactctctctctttctctgtgtagcggccaactccggctgccgcggctcctcctctccctctcttgcggccgcgcgggccgtcCAGAGGCGTGCTctggcggccgtggcggcccgCCAGTGGCGAGCTCCAGCAGGGCAGCACCACCCTAAATAGTGCTTTAATAGATGTGCGGGCCTCTGTCTGGACAGGCCGCGCAGCCGCTGGAGCAGTAGGAGGCACGGACGGGTGGGCGGGCGGAGGTGACGGCAAGGGAGCGACGAGCGATGGGGAAGGAACAGGAGGAGGCACgggggtggccgggcggcggtgacggcaagGGAGCGATGAGCAGCagggaaggagcaggaggaggcgtgggCGGGTGGCCGAGCGGCGGTGACAGCAAGGGAGCCGTGCGAGGCTGCTGTGGGCCTGCGGCTGCGCGAGTGGGGATGAGAGGGTGGCATAGCTGAACGGAGAACCTTTATACAAAGCGATTGAGTGGTGTTGTTAGGGTTTGAAGGTATCGGACAGATATCCCACGAGTAtccgatttatttttattatttgaaaatacCGAAATAGTCCGATACTTACGGGATACGTATCCGGGAATATCCGTGAATTATGGGTATCCGATACCGGTATGTGAGTTTTGCGAAGTATCCGCGTATCATAGCGGATacgaactaaacagagccttagTTACCGGTGGTTCCGGGGCCACGAGCCGAGGGCTGCACACGCGCTGCGACAAGGCAAACGTGCCTGGCAAGGCCGATGCCGCGTCGTGCCGTGCGATTGGGTGTTGACCCGGCCTGGAACGAGGTCTGCTTGTCCTTGACGAGACCTTGACCCCACGGCGACCGACCGAGCTGGACCTGAATTACGCCGTCGTCCCTCGTGGATAGTGGCGAAAGGTTGCCGTGCGACGCACGGGTGACGGATAGCGGAGGAGGTTCCTGCGTCCGCGCCACGCACGGGCTGCGCAGCGTAGAAAATATCCGGGGCGCATAGCACACGGAGGGTGGCACAAGATTTCCGCCTGCGCTGATACCTCGGTCGAGCTTGACGGCCATGATCATAGATGCGCAGGTGGTGTTCCTACTTCCTCTACTCCGGTGCAGTTAATTTTTAGGAAAAAATCTAATTTACATCCttgaactatcgcaaaagttcgATTTTTAACTTTAAACTACAAAATCGGATAAGatagaccatccaactatcgaaACCGAGCAAATTTGGCCAGGTTTTGAAAgtggttttctattttataaaaattaaaaatatttaaatttaaactaaaaattcataagcaatttattttaaataaaaataaaaataaaaaatgggtatcataatttttctaaaaatgtaacctatctattggcattgtacttgtcatttatttgaatctattttttatgttcatagtatttggttgcttgtagttatgcctattattttttaataaataagattcaaatagagcaatatagataggttatatttttagaacaATTTTGATACTAGTgtcatatttttctattttaaaatgaattagttttgattttataGATCTCGTTAGAATTTCTTttaatttttcttaaaaatataaaatcaccttcaaaaccaccctaagggccaaatttgtccgATTTTGATAGTTGAATAGCCTATCTTATCTAGTATTATAGtttaaggttgaaaatcagacttttgcggTAGTTCAAGGGTGCAAGCCGGACTTTTCCAACTTTTAAGAGGGTCTCCATTTCATAGATGAAATGATGCGCAGGCCGTTGGTAACAAAGTGCTAGGCGCGTTAGGCCCAACACGTGATCCAGTTCGggcgcttttttcatttttatatttaaaaaaaataaaatttcaaaaatatatgccgaatagggaaattttcaaaaatgggtgtctGTCGCCTGGGCGACAGgtgga is drawn from Panicum virgatum strain AP13 chromosome 1N, P.virgatum_v5, whole genome shotgun sequence and contains these coding sequences:
- the LOC120656846 gene encoding FCS-Like Zinc finger 1-like: MASSSSSSSSFFNIEPLECAETCRCAMDACSLCGKRLAGDRDIFMYRGDTPFCSEECRYRRMVSDGVGARKNKPFNFKTEHRRAAPAAAQPGRVHIAADVPVAI